Proteins encoded within one genomic window of Variovorax sp. OAS795:
- a CDS encoding endonuclease/exonuclease/phosphatase family protein: MQYIPPNYATLFVATCNLLNLANPHRVYYENQDAYDEREYERKIDWIGERFRALNADVLAVQEVWDESALKAAIARSGLRYDFVSVPGAENTPPHAGAQGTSRVGIATRLQVDRVQSFVDFPQGLAVEVPGLGPHTRFERPPFLATLRMKHGQQVHVLTVHLKSKRPKFLQDAQGHPLEDREDRKTGVVATLRSLVMRGAEAAALRCIVLDLLQGTNTPLVVMGDFNDDPHSVTTQLVAATSEVAYDKAARDVALFNAYEMQGESALKKDVAYSHIHQGFPAVLDQIFVSEEFVATSRNSLGDVRRVDYFNDHLHEGRDRSRSDHGFVRALLRLRTD; encoded by the coding sequence ATGCAATACATCCCGCCCAACTACGCCACGCTCTTCGTCGCCACCTGCAACCTGCTGAACCTCGCGAACCCGCACCGCGTGTACTACGAGAACCAGGACGCGTACGACGAGCGCGAATACGAGCGCAAGATCGACTGGATCGGCGAGCGCTTTCGCGCGCTCAATGCCGACGTGCTCGCGGTGCAGGAGGTCTGGGACGAGAGCGCGCTGAAGGCCGCCATTGCGCGCAGCGGCCTGCGCTACGACTTCGTCTCGGTGCCCGGTGCCGAGAACACGCCGCCGCATGCCGGCGCACAGGGCACGTCGCGGGTCGGCATCGCCACGCGGCTGCAGGTGGACCGCGTGCAGTCGTTCGTCGACTTTCCGCAGGGCCTCGCCGTCGAGGTGCCGGGGCTGGGGCCGCACACGCGCTTCGAGCGGCCGCCGTTCCTGGCCACGCTGCGCATGAAGCACGGACAGCAGGTGCATGTGCTCACGGTGCATCTCAAGTCCAAGCGGCCCAAGTTCCTGCAGGACGCGCAAGGCCATCCGCTGGAAGACCGCGAGGACCGCAAGACCGGCGTGGTGGCCACCTTGCGCTCTCTCGTGATGCGCGGCGCCGAGGCGGCCGCCCTGCGCTGCATCGTGCTCGACCTGCTCCAGGGCACGAACACGCCGCTGGTGGTGATGGGCGACTTCAACGACGACCCGCACAGCGTGACCACGCAGCTGGTAGCCGCCACTTCGGAGGTTGCGTACGACAAGGCGGCGCGCGACGTGGCGCTCTTCAACGCCTACGAGATGCAGGGCGAATCGGCGCTCAAGAAAGACGTGGCCTATTCACATATCCATCAGGGCTTTCCGGCCGTGCTCGACCAGATCTTCGTGAGCGAAGAGTTCGTGGCCACGAGCCGCAACAGCCTGGGCGACGTGCGCCGGGTCGACTATTTCAACGACCACCTGCATGAAGGGCGCGACCGCTCGCGCTCGGACCACGGCTTCGTCCGCGCCCTGCTCCGGTTGCGCACGGACTGA
- the ugpC gene encoding sn-glycerol-3-phosphate ABC transporter ATP-binding protein UgpC, with translation MASVSFRNIQKSFGKVQIIQGLSFDITDGEFVVLVGPSGCGKSTLLRMLAGLEDISGGEIMIDSRVVNDLESKDRDIAMVFQSYALYPHMTVGENMGFSLRLRNAEKSVTDERVSRAAKILNLDALLGRYPRELSGGQRQRVAMGRAIVRDPKVFLFDEPLSNLDAKLRVAMRAEIKALHQRLKTTTVYVTHDQIEAMTMADRIVVMHDGIVEQIGTPLDLYDRPDNLFVAQFIGSPSMNVIEGTVRRSGADCHVEAHGARWPVPPGTSAPDGQPVHYGIRPGDITLGGGSGVNAQVIVVEPTGAETELLVQVGEAKLVLAVHGRVDALPDQTVGLAIDADRVHLFDRQTGRRMP, from the coding sequence ATGGCTTCCGTATCCTTTCGCAATATCCAGAAATCCTTCGGCAAGGTCCAGATCATCCAGGGCCTGAGCTTCGACATCACCGATGGCGAGTTCGTGGTGCTTGTCGGGCCCTCGGGCTGCGGCAAGTCGACCTTGCTGCGCATGCTCGCGGGCCTGGAGGACATCAGCGGCGGCGAGATCATGATCGACAGCCGCGTGGTCAACGACCTCGAGTCGAAGGACCGCGACATCGCCATGGTGTTCCAGAGCTATGCGCTCTATCCGCACATGACCGTCGGCGAGAACATGGGCTTCAGCCTGCGGCTGCGCAACGCCGAGAAGTCGGTGACCGACGAGCGCGTCTCGCGCGCCGCCAAGATCCTCAACCTCGATGCACTGCTCGGGCGCTATCCGCGCGAGCTGTCGGGCGGCCAGCGCCAGCGCGTGGCCATGGGGCGCGCCATCGTGCGCGACCCCAAGGTGTTCCTGTTCGACGAGCCGCTGTCCAACCTGGACGCTAAGCTGCGCGTGGCCATGCGCGCCGAGATCAAGGCACTGCACCAGCGCCTGAAGACCACCACGGTGTACGTGACGCACGACCAGATCGAAGCCATGACCATGGCCGACCGCATCGTGGTGATGCACGACGGCATCGTCGAGCAGATCGGTACGCCGCTCGACCTGTACGACCGTCCCGACAACCTGTTCGTCGCGCAGTTCATCGGCTCGCCCTCGATGAACGTCATCGAAGGCACGGTGCGGCGCTCGGGCGCCGATTGCCACGTCGAGGCGCATGGCGCGCGCTGGCCCGTGCCACCGGGCACCTCGGCGCCCGACGGCCAGCCGGTGCACTATGGCATTCGGCCCGGCGACATCACGCTGGGCGGTGGCAGCGGCGTCAATGCGCAGGTGATCGTGGTCGAGCCCACGGGCGCAGAGACCGAACTGCTGGTGCAGGTGGGCGAGGCCAAGCTGGTGCTGGCGGTGCATGGCCGGGTCGATGCACTGCCCGACCAGACCGTGGGCCTGGCGATCGACGCCGACCGCGTGCACCTGTTCGACCGCCAGACCGGCCGGCGCATGCCCTGA
- a CDS encoding DEAD/DEAH box helicase produces MNFDELKLAPAILKAVHEHGYDTPTPIQAQAIPAVLDGHDLLGGAQTGTGKTAAFTLPMLHKLSTGASATNKFGGIGIRALVLTPTRELAAQVEESVRTYGKYLELDSTVIFGGVGMNPQISKLKKGVDILVATPGRLLDLQQQGMLDLSQVQILVLDEADRMLDMGFIHDVKKILALVPREKQSLLFSATFSDEIRDLAATLLKNPQSIQVTPRNTTVQRITQVIHPVGRGKKKALLAHIINENKWSQVLVFTRTKFGANSVAEFLTKNGIEAMALHGNKSQSARTQALAGFKSGDIRALVATDIAARGIDIDELPHVVNYEIPNVSEDYVHRIGRTGRAGSSGEAVSFVCMDEEGFMQEIERFTKQTIPVQFVEGFGPEEGERAEPIAMGRQTIWGGAGRPPSRDVMQAAAKAARTEMLQRIRENKAGQGGGERAGGGGGNGGGQRRGGGQGGGGQGRNANGGQGQGQGPRGQGARPAQGRGPQGPARTPHHAPQHHQQNHLPHDERQPRHHGNSHSPTQANQVAHLRAEAVAGGDGQPDPLRTSVDHMGGGRGRGRPGGGGGGYGGNRSGGGGRSGGGGGYGGGGGGNRSGGGGGGRSFGR; encoded by the coding sequence ATGAATTTTGATGAACTGAAGCTGGCTCCCGCCATCTTGAAGGCTGTGCACGAGCACGGTTACGACACCCCCACTCCCATCCAGGCGCAAGCCATCCCCGCGGTCCTCGACGGGCACGACCTGCTCGGCGGCGCCCAGACCGGCACCGGCAAGACGGCCGCGTTCACCCTGCCGATGCTGCACAAGCTCAGCACGGGCGCCAGCGCCACCAACAAGTTCGGCGGCATCGGCATCCGTGCCCTGGTGCTCACCCCGACGCGTGAACTCGCGGCCCAGGTCGAAGAGTCGGTGCGCACCTACGGCAAGTACCTGGAGCTCGACTCCACCGTGATCTTCGGCGGCGTGGGCATGAACCCGCAGATCAGCAAGCTCAAGAAGGGTGTCGACATCCTCGTGGCCACGCCCGGCCGCCTGCTCGACCTGCAGCAGCAAGGCATGCTCGACCTGAGCCAGGTCCAGATCCTCGTGCTCGACGAAGCCGACCGCATGCTGGACATGGGCTTCATCCACGACGTGAAGAAGATCCTCGCCCTGGTGCCGCGCGAAAAGCAGAGCCTGCTGTTCTCGGCCACCTTCAGCGATGAGATCCGCGACCTCGCGGCCACGCTGCTCAAGAACCCGCAGAGCATCCAGGTCACGCCGCGCAACACCACCGTGCAGCGCATCACCCAGGTGATCCACCCCGTGGGCCGCGGCAAGAAGAAGGCGCTGCTCGCGCACATCATCAACGAGAACAAGTGGAGCCAGGTGCTCGTGTTCACGCGCACCAAGTTCGGCGCCAACAGCGTGGCCGAATTCCTCACCAAGAACGGCATCGAGGCGATGGCGCTGCACGGCAACAAGAGCCAGAGCGCGCGCACGCAGGCGCTGGCCGGCTTCAAGAGCGGCGACATCCGCGCGCTGGTGGCCACCGACATCGCTGCCCGCGGCATCGACATCGACGAGTTGCCGCACGTCGTGAACTACGAAATCCCGAACGTCAGCGAAGACTATGTGCACCGCATCGGCCGCACCGGCCGCGCCGGTTCGAGCGGCGAGGCCGTGAGCTTCGTGTGCATGGACGAAGAAGGCTTCATGCAGGAGATCGAACGCTTCACCAAGCAGACGATTCCGGTGCAGTTCGTCGAAGGCTTCGGCCCTGAGGAAGGCGAACGCGCAGAACCGATCGCCATGGGCCGCCAGACGATCTGGGGCGGCGCCGGCCGTCCGCCGAGCCGTGACGTGATGCAGGCGGCCGCCAAGGCTGCCCGCACCGAAATGCTCCAGCGCATTCGCGAGAACAAGGCCGGCCAGGGCGGCGGCGAACGCGCCGGTGGCGGTGGCGGCAATGGCGGCGGTCAACGCCGCGGTGGCGGCCAGGGTGGCGGCGGCCAGGGCCGCAATGCCAACGGCGGCCAAGGCCAGGGCCAGGGCCCGCGCGGCCAGGGCGCACGTCCGGCCCAAGGCCGCGGACCGCAAGGCCCGGCGCGCACGCCGCACCACGCGCCGCAGCATCATCAACAGAATCACCTGCCGCACGACGAGCGCCAACCGCGCCATCACGGCAACAGCCACAGCCCGACGCAAGCCAACCAGGTCGCGCACCTGCGCGCCGAAGCGGTCGCGGGCGGCGATGGCCAGCCGGATCCGTTGCGCACCAGCGTCGACCACATGGGTGGCGGCCGCGGACGCGGACGCCCGGGCGGCGGTGGTGGTGGCTACGGCGGCAACCGTTCCGGCGGCGGTGGCCGTTCGGGTGGCGGTGGCGGCTACGGCGGCGGCGGCGGCGGCAATCGCTCCGGTGGCGGCGGCGGTGGCCGTTCCTTCGGCCGCTGA